One segment of Pan paniscus chromosome 20, NHGRI_mPanPan1-v2.0_pri, whole genome shotgun sequence DNA contains the following:
- the ZNF772 gene encoding zinc finger protein 772 isoform X3, which translates to MLENFALMASLGHTSFMSHIVASLVMGSEPWVPDWVDMTLAVATETPGGSDPGCWHGMEDEEIPFEPSFSIGMSQIRIPKGGPSTQKAYPCGTCGLVLKDILHLAEHQETHPGQKPYMCVLCGKQFWFSANLHQHQKQHSGEKPFRRDKSRPFLLNNCAVQSSEMSFVTGEACKDFLASSSIFQHHAPHNEWKPHSNTKCEEASHCGKRHYKCSECGKTFSRKDSLVQHQRVHTGERPYECGECGKTFSRKPILAQHQRIHTGEMPYECGICGKVFNHSSNLIVHQRVHTGARPYKCSECGKAYSHKSTLVQHESIHTGERPYECSECGKYFGHKYRLIKHWSVHTGARPYECIACGKFFSQSSDLIAHQRVHNGEKPYVCSECGKAFSHKHVLVQHHRIHTGERPYKCSECGKAFRQRASLIRHWKIHTGERP; encoded by the exons GACATACATCTTTCATGTCCCACATAGTTGCCTCACTGGTGATGGGTAGTGAGCCCTGGGTACCTGACTGGGTGGACATGACCCTAGCTGTTGCCACAGAGACTCCAGGTGGGAGTGACCCTG GTTGTTGGCATGGAATGGAGGATGAAGAGATACCTTTTGAGCCGAGCTTTTCTATAGGAATGTCACAGATCAGGATTCCCAAGGGAGGTCCTTCTACTCAGAAGGCTTACCCCTGTGGGACATGTGGCCTGGTCTTAAAAGACATTTTGCACTTGGCTGAGCACCAGGAAACACACCCAGGGCAGAAACCATacatgtgtgtgctgtgtgggaAACAGTTCTGGTTCAGTGCAAATCTTCACCAGCACCAGAAGCAGCACAGTGGAGAGAAACCCTTTAGAAGGGATAAGAGCAGGCCCTTTCTTCTGAACAACTGTGCTGTGCAATCATCGGAGATGTCTTTTGTGACAGGGGAGGCTTGTAAGGACTTCCTAGCCAGCTCAAGCATTTTCCAGCACCATGCCCCTCACAATGAGTGGAAGCCACACAGCAACACCAAGTGTGAGGAGGCCTCTCACTGTGGAAAAAGGCATTACAaatgcagtgaatgtgggaaaacCTTCAGCCGCAAAGACTCACTTGTTCAACACCAGAGAGTCCACACTGGAGAAAGGCCTTATGAGTGTGGTGAATGTGGGAAAACCTTTAGCCGCAAACCCATACTTGCTCAGCACCAGAGAATCCACACTGGAGAAATGCCTTATGAGTGTGGCATATGTGGGAAAGTTTTTAATCATAGCTCTAACCTTATTGTACATCAAAGAGTACACACTGGAGCAAGGCCTTACAagtgcagtgaatgtgggaaagcctatAGTCACAAATCTACACTTGTTCAGCATGAGAGTATCCATACTGGAGAAAGGCCATATGAGTGCAGCGAATGTGGAAAATACTTTGGTCACAAATACAGACTCATTAAACATTGGAGTGTTCATACTGGAGCAAGGCCTTATGAGTGCATCGCATGTGGGAAGTTCTTTAGCCAAAGCTCTGACCTTATTGCACATCAAAGAGTTCATAATGGTGAAAAGCCTTATGTGTGCAgtgaatgtggaaaagcctttagCCACAAACATGTACTTGTTCAGCATCatagaattcacactggagaaaggccATATAagtgcagtgaatgtgggaaggccttcagGCAGAGGGCTTCCCTCATCCGCCACTGGaaaattcacactggagaaaggccTTAG